The following nucleotide sequence is from Cicer arietinum cultivar CDC Frontier isolate Library 1 chromosome 2, Cicar.CDCFrontier_v2.0, whole genome shotgun sequence.
atatatatatatattttcaatgtgCTGCACTAATCAAAATTTGAACCTTGAAACAAATAGTTAAGGAAtccaaatattaatattaatcatttacatatatatttaattgcacCTCCAAATAATAGTGAAGATTTTTATTGAACTTCCTCCGGTGAAAATTCCACGGGAGAGTATCGGTTCCCATTGCAGGATAGGCAACATGGTGCAAAAgcaagaaatattaaaattggaacaaaaaaaatgataaatagtaaaatgttttttttttaaaataaaagaattgcaATCTGCCATTATTCATCAGAAAGTTCATTACAATAACTATTTCTATTACCATTACCATTACTCACACCACCTAAAGATTTACTTTTGGGTTTTGATGATTTGCTAGCTTTTGAGGATTTCTTGACTTTTTCTGCCTGCAACTCCAACACCTTCTCTGAAGGTTTTCGCTTTCTTTTACTTCGTGTTCCCCCAGCATCATCTATAAATAATGTTGAAGACAATATGTAAAAAATGTAAACACAGTAGTACCATTTTTAAATAACAGGGTCAACGTATTTGAGAGATTCAAATTCTGAGATCAATGTGTAGAAGAAACCTAAACTCAAAAATTATCCTACTCTTCCAAAGTAAACAATTCACTTTAGAGAGTAAAGTGGAAGATATCAATTGTTGATATTTATATGTACATACATAACAAATTACAGGGGTTGAAATTTCGACTTTCTCACTTTACAAACTATTTAAAGGAGCAAAATCCCTCAAATAAAAGCCCCAAGAAATAAAATGGCTGCCAAAGTTATTCCATagttcattttaaaaattgggATTCTTAAGCATGCAAATATtcgttattttttttcaattatcaaaATGCAAAAACCATGTTAGAAACATATTGTGCAACACATGAAAGTACCTTTAACTGGACTTGAGGCGTGATCCGTTAAATGTCCATTTGGTATTGCATCTTCTGAAAGTGGGGATCCAGAGTTGTTCCTGTCCACTAGCTTTGAAGAGCTTTCTAAGACCTTGTTCTGCTGTTCAGGAACATCACGAATGGGAGTTGCTGGCAGGAAACATAACTCTTCTTCAGACATATCAGAGTCGCTGAAAGTAGTATCTTTCTCCACCGTCACAATGTCAATTTCCTCATCttcattaaaatcaaatactttTACCTACAAGCACATACACATGGGATCAAAAATTGGGCCGTCCTGAAAGATATATACGACATGCATGACCATCTAACTCTCTCATACCTTCTCGGTCTCaggaattaaatcaaattcGTCTTCACGCTCCACATACTCCTCATTTTCCTCAAGCTCTTTGAAATCAGGAGCAAAAGCACTCCAGTTCTCAGTGTAATCTTTTGCCCAGATATAAACTGTGCCATTCAAAGAAACAGATACCACAATCGGACGTACAGGATGCCACACTAAATCGGTAATAGCTTCCTTAGGCCCTTCGAGGATTTTCACAAGACGTCCAGCTCTATCCCATATGTAAATCTTGTGCTCTCCTTTGCTAGCAGATCCACCAATAACCCACTCACCATCACCACTGAAACACGGTGCTTTCCAGTGCACCTTTGtgattgaatcttgaaactctCGGAATAGAGTTAAACATTGTGATCCTACAGCCTTCAACTTTTCAACACCAGTTAGATCACTGAGGTTCTCATTCAGTTCATGAAGTGCTCTAACTTCGTCTTTCAGGGGAAGAAGATTTTCATAGATCCTGATTATTCGATCATTTGAGTTCGTCAGAAGATACTTTCCATTCCTGTTGAATACAATGTTCTTCACTACAGAACCACCAGAGATAGGAACCATGGCTCGGACCTCACCATCTTTAGAGTCAATTACAAGAATTTCCCCTTTTGAGTTTCCCACATAAACCAAGTTGCCATACTTACTAAAACATGCAGCAGTAGGTGTAAAGGAGGTACTTCCATCGGAACACTTGTTACGCGAGGCAGGGTTTGGTCCATTTGAATTGTCTGAGACAAAAACTTTAAGAGAAGTTGTATTTCCTGTGCTTAAGTCAACAATCATCGGAGTAGATGAGAGAGGACATGTCAAGCAGAGAGACGGTGTTGAGGAACCTGGATGAAGACGAGCTTGTAGAGGGGTTTGTTGCAAAACTATTCTTGTTATCCTCTTACCACTCATAACATCCCACAGTGATAGCGACTTGTCAGTAGCAGACGCAAGTATTTGATTACCACACTTTGACCAACAAATACTGGTCACGGGAGAAGAACATTCTTTATCTCGAAGCTCTTTAGCAATGCCCCTAGTTTCAAAATCCCAGATAACGCAACTTCCATCATTGCACCCAGCTGATTCAATTGAtcaaaacaagcaccaagggtGAGAATGTTGACAAAATGTATAATACCATGAATAATTCATAAAGGTTCAACACTTGCTATAATATTAATCCAATCgacacattcaaataaatagGCACACAGAACACAAAAGTCTATgcttcaaatataaaaaagaacgGCAATATAAACCAGaaagaaatatattattaataatttctcTTGGAATCTAATtcgaaaaagaaacaaaattgtgTAAATAATTTTCTTGGAATCTAATTAGCAATGCCATATAGCCAACCCCACATAGGGGGAAAGGCTTGTTTTTGTACAGAAATTAAATATTGAGTATCAGTTGCACAGGAAATCTGTTTAATTTCATGATGGTATACCAGTGTTTCTCCTCACTTGAATAGCAAAGCAAATCCATCAATACAATTAAGGGAAAGTTatccattaaaatttatatagatgAAATCAACACCAATCTAGAATAACCCAGTGGTTTCGCGATCAAATATTGACTTCTATGGTATCCAGAGAAACAGAACAATGCTTGACAATTTGCCCGAACTACAATTGAGATGCAGTAGAGGAAAGAAACCACGGAAACTAAGACCAGGCAGGGAAATTTTCCACTGGCCAGTTGGCACAGCGGATGAGGGTTTTTCGGTGGAAACATGCCTAAATACCAACATGAAAACATATAGTATGCTAAATTCTGCATCAAGTATAGTCATAATTACAAGGAAACTAACCTGCAATCATCTCCTAatgttaattttagtttaacCAACCGACCTTAATGTCATAAACACAACAATTACCAAGACATTCAAAAGATATTCCAATATACCAAATAGTTCATATCATGTCTCTCCATAACACAAGAAATAACTAACAATTAAGCAAAGTAACAACTAAACACATGATTGAGCATCATTTGCGTACAAAGTCAGGTTACATTCAATACACACAAAAATTACCAGCTGCTCTATTTGCAAGAACAGAAAACCAAAATGCATTGGGCATCAACTTCAAACCAAGTCAAGCTGCTATAAAATAACCAGACTATCATCTTCTTAGGTACAACAAGCAACCCATTATTCTAAATTTCCAATTTACTAAATCATGATTATTTGCAAATATTAACACCCACTTAAAAAATTTGGAAATAAACAATGTAAACTTAAGATCTATGAAGCACGGATACTGACACAGAACCATACAGCAATTTTGTCAATTGCAGATCACAAAAAATAGTGGTTTGCTCAAATTCCGCTATACTAAAGGGCTATAATGCCGCAATAGCAACTATTTGATAACACGTTGTACTACATAGCGTATTGCAAAGCATAgtgttttgttcaaattccactatGTTATAGCGTTATAGCGCCGCTTTAGCGGTTATTTGACGACacatttgagaaaataaattatttgaatgtAATCAAAGTGTCAATGACGAACACTGAGACACGCCTTTGGTCAGAGGTGTAAGTGTTACCTAGCTTAAGATTGAAGACGTGTATGGTGTTGGACCTTAACACATGTGATTACAATCAATCACGTCAATATTCTCAGATAATTACCGGTGTTTAGGAGCGTCTTGTTTTGTGTCTGTATATAAATTGCATAAGTATAAGAAATCATGAAAAGAAAAGGGAAATTAATAGTTACCAGCAAGAAGGGTACCACGACGATTGAAAGCAATACATTTCATAACCCCATGTTCCAAATATTCTTCTATCACTTCCGGGAAATCTCCCTGCAACGGATCTTCAATACGCCACAAcatgataaattataaataaccaTAATGTCAGAACttagaatcaaaataaaaacaatacgaaattaaattaaattgacgTATAAACATTAGGGCaatggtttttattttaatggatATTAGCGTGACAATTATGTGAACGGAATGAAGGTGCAGGAATGGCGAGGGGATTGGGAGATAGAGAAATCggaagaagaaaaatagaaaacaaaccGATAATGGATGCGTTCATGGTTGGAGGAAGGTAGAGGAGAATGAATGAAGAAAAGTGAAGGAGAAAAAACGGAGGGAAGAGATGAGAGAACAGTGAAGAGAGGGAAAGCCGAAGCAAGAACTATGACAAATTGAATATAATAAAGTCCAACCCAAATTACGTAATTTATAGAGTTAAGAGATAGAATAAAAAACATCCTAGCTCCAAAAAAATTGTGgttttaagaaagaaaaaataatagtgtagaacattatttattatattgtatttttttattaatatatattatattttggtatatatatcatatttaaataataaatgtggatattattatatttaagtttattaagGTGAAATTTACTATCacttttaagattaaaaatatataacaaaatcactTTTGTGatataattacatatattttattcaaattaattaattggaaatatctttaatttttataaataaataaatacagagaaaattaattagtttGACAAAATCCATTAACtctcataaacaaataatttcaatttaaaaagtaatgactaattaaaataattctattatatatgttagacaaattaaatatagatatgatatatattataagtaaATAATGAAACTATATCTAcaaaaagaattatatttattgttaaaaaaatttaattcatattcatatttttgtaaattttaataataattttatttttaaatattcaataccaattggtttaattttttagaatatgtaaattaaaaaattaccttgtaataaaaattatatatatttataaaattaattattgatatgtttatttttattaatttcaaattctttttctatttatatttatatttatataacattattttttcaTGTCATGCATTTAGTACATATTTCATCATGAcatgatataaaatatatcatatttaaatgaCAAAATCACTATTGTGtaacaataatataatattttttcaaattaacttaaaatatttttaaatattataaattaacaaaaaatattaaataaataataaaataattttatattaaaaatattcatcgacactttcaaactttttaaagtatgaatatataatatatattatatgtaaatcgAAAAACTACCcttgttaaaaaattacattaaaattaataattatatttttaattttaattttggataataatttataatattatataaaatgataaaactaCCCTTGTCATTAaatcatacatattttttaaaattaattattaatatttacttttaaatttaatatcaaattatataatttgtttatttatattttcttatatttcttctttgtacatttaaattatattttataaagataatttaataaattaatatatttattctaCCTAGTTTCTATCCTAATTCATAttcaagataaaaaatttaactaaaaagaCATGATTGGATAATATTTAGGAATAAATTATTATGTCTTATGATTCATCAAACACTAAATTGAGATATAATATGACAGTTATATCTCGTCAAATTtcatatgatataatttttaaattaatatctaactatttattattgttatgagTTATTATTAATTGTCAATGTCATATAATTTTACATTGTGATGCAGCTCATTTATTCTCTATTTTATACCTTAATTGTATTTTCAACCTTTTATATATAGACAtgtctatcttttttttttcacaacaaAGGAAatgattcaatttatatttatcgttaacataaatattttttatattttcaatcatcataaattatttaaaatatttgactttaactatagttattttaaaaatgtgattTGTCAACCAAATGAATTTTTACATGAATAAcgtatgaatttttttttaaagaaacaatatatgaaaattaatcacataagaaaattatatttttattgactaTCTATGTCTACATAATTCCTccaatgatatatatatatatatatatgctgctgttaattaattgttataaaTGGAAAATTTGAATCGgatatgaatttttaagaaataattttattataaaaaatataaaaacatttttgtaactaaatttaacattttacatttattacatatttatttttttcatattggTTTGTTAAGTAATAAAACATTGATactctttttcaaaaaaaaaaaaaaagaaaaatattaatactaCCGAACACTTTATGTGTGCAAAATTAGTCTCttagacaataaaaaaaaattaacaaaactggtacatgaaaaataattaaaaaaaaaggactaTATTCATAGTTTgatatttaaatgattaaattaaaaaatataaataaaataaggaatctaaattttaattaagtttttttggTCAACTCTAgataattatctttttttataattaaatagaaattattttgtCCTTAAACTCTAACAACTGATAAAtaccatatttcaaacacttcatagttatttaaattaattataataaattttactatactatttaagataaaaaataaataaaataattccaGATTGTAAGATCATACTATTCTCGAaacttgttttatttaaaaattagtaaaatatttatatctttttacggatactattctatatttttcttataggtaataattaaagaaattaaaataaataaaaaatcaatatctTATTTCTGTTATGGATACAAGattcaatttattataattaacaatgattacataaaattgattttggtaaTAAATTGTAATACTTAATTTTGTGCATTTTCAAGTGAAATGTATACTATCAATAGTACAATGAACATTTCtaagaatattatttatatatattgtaagtTTTATTAGtgacatatatttattttgtattttttaatatattagtgagaaatatttatttcatattttttttaatattcattcataataaatatttattttgtgttttttaaatatttataaataacaattatttgtCCCAAATATTTGTATGTATTAGTGACAAACATTTGACTTGtgactttttatatttatcatagaCTAATATTTGTCTggtgtttatttaattaattataaatatttatccaatgttttttttactatttatatgtgacaaatatttgtcatgtattttttttatgcatctattataaaataaatatttatcacatatgttttttaatatttatcttgtgttttttaaatatttatcgaTGATAATTATTTGTCTCGTTGTTTATGtgttaatgtaaaatatttatctcataaatttttatatttttcagtaataaatatttatcatatatttttttatgcatcaattataaatatttatctgtttttttttttttactatttatcagtgataaatatttgtgttgcatttttttaatgtataaatggaaaatatttgtcttgtgattttttatatttatcactaacaaatagttgtttgtgtttttttatacatccgttataaaatatttatcttgcttttttttttaatatttatcaataataaatattagttctgtgtttttttttatgtattagtgACTAATATTTGTtcccatattttttatttatttatatttatctttcaTAAATAGttgtctcatttttttttatgtatcaatgacaaatatttatcttgtaattttttatatttatcattgacaAATATGTGTTACATCTTCTTTTTatgcatcaattataaatatttatccattattttttttaataaatattagtgataaatattttttataagtttttgtatgtatcaataacaaatatttattctgTGATTTTCTATATTTATCACTTACAAATAGTTATCCGTGTCTTTTATGcatttgttataaatatttatcttatatttttttaatattgatcaataataaatatttatctcatatttttttatgtattagtgactaatatttgtctcatatttttttatgtattagtgactaatatttgtctcatttttttatatatcaatgacaaatatttattatataattttttatatttattactaataaatatttatcttatatttttttatgcatacattataattatttattttttatatttattagtaacAAATTTGACTTCAAATAATCTCTTAATAACAATTTTAACTATGGCAGTTATGTGTTGTACACATATTTCATTCTTAACTTATAGGTAGATAAACAAATGcaattagtattaaaaaatatatatttgacatCAGCACGAATAGACACCCTCTACCATTAATATAACTTTACTTAGAGGTATAGAccaaactttaaaataaataaaaaaaaaaaaaaaagcacacACTAAAacctgcaaaaaaaaaaatagagatggaTGATGTAAAGTGTTGACACAATCTATCCCtagaaatatttgttttctatttCCGAAGGAGCCCTCAAACAGTTAAAACAACTCTTTAGAAGGTAAAAATTTATAGCTAATAAGAAAAAggagaaataaagaaaatacaCAACTCGcattttaaaatctattataaactaaataaagtcatgtatttgaaaaatgtttgaaaccaaaatccataaaataaaataaaataaaagacaaatgaACAAACCTCTTAAGCATTACcacttgaaagaaaaaagagaaaatacatCTACCAAATGgaaatcaaaatttgaagatGAATTTTACTTGATTGTTGA
It contains:
- the LOC101492719 gene encoding protein RBL; this encodes MNASIIDPLQGDFPEVIEEYLEHGVMKCIAFNRRGTLLAAGCNDGSCVIWDFETRGIAKELRDKECSSPVTSICWSKCGNQILASATDKSLSLWDVMSGKRITRIVLQQTPLQARLHPGSSTPSLCLTCPLSSTPMIVDLSTGNTTSLKVFVSDNSNGPNPASRNKCSDGSTSFTPTAACFSKYGNLVYVGNSKGEILVIDSKDGEVRAMVPISGGSVVKNIVFNRNGKYLLTNSNDRIIRIYENLLPLKDEVRALHELNENLSDLTGVEKLKAVGSQCLTLFREFQDSITKVHWKAPCFSGDGEWVIGGSASKGEHKIYIWDRAGRLVKILEGPKEAITDLVWHPVRPIVVSVSLNGTVYIWAKDYTENWSAFAPDFKELEENEEYVEREDEFDLIPETEKVKVFDFNEDEEIDIVTVEKDTTFSDSDMSEEELCFLPATPIRDVPEQQNKVLESSSKLVDRNNSGSPLSEDAIPNGHLTDHASSPVKDDAGGTRSKRKRKPSEKVLELQAEKVKKSSKASKSSKPKSKSLGGVSNGNGNRNSYCNELSDE